The Microcoleus sp. FACHB-68 region TTTCGATGAGTGGGGGATTACTTGTTTAAATATTATGAGCAGTCCCGGTGCCGGCAAAACTGCATTGCTGGAAAAAACACTTGCGGTTCTGACAAATGAGTGCAAAATTGCAGTCATTGAAGGTGATATGACCACAGAATTGGATGCGGATCGCCTGCGGAAATACAATGTGCCGGTGATTGCAATTAATACGGGCCGGTCTTGCCATTTAGATTCTAAAATGGTTGCCGGCGGAATTCACCGGCTCTCCCATGAATATAATCCCTCAGAATTCGATTTAGTATTAGTAGAAAACGTCGGGAATCTCGTTTGTCCTGCGGAATTTGAAGTAGGCGAACACCTGAAAGTTGCGCTTTTGAGTGTGACAGAAGGGGAAGATAAACCGCTAAAATACCCAGTAATGTTTCAAGAAGCAGATTGTCTATTAATCACCAAGATGGATATAGCACCCCATTTAGATGTTGATGTGGATCTGATTGTGGCAAATGTGCGACAAATGAATCCTCATGTCACCATTATTCCCGTTTCTGCAAAAACTGGAGAAGGGTTAGAAGCTTGGTTTGATTGGGTGCGCTCTCAGCTTGCTCAATCATCAACTGCTCAACAGGAACTTTCAGGGGTTTGCTGAAGAAAATATCAACCCCAGTGTTGTTGGGGTGGGCAAGATGCTCACCCAGTCCCTCACTAACAGCATTTCTTACAAAACTTAAAGATCTAGAAATGTAAAAGCTTGAACGATATCAAGTTTCTACTTTTTCAAACTATCTGTATGTTTTGTATCACAAGAAACAAAGCGGTGACTGCTTTACCTGCTACACATAGTCAACCGCTCTGTTAAAAATTATCTTTGCTAACAGCGAATAACAAACTGCTGAAAACTCCCAACCAATCTCTGCGCTAGGAGATGCTATGAGAGTGCGATCACCTCTATCTTTCTGTATCCTTTTTCTTGTCACGCTGACGTTCGTTGTCGGTTGCGTTAACCCGGCAATCTACATCAAAACAACTACCGAAACCGAAACGGCATCCTCAGTAAGTGCCGGCAGCGTCCGTTTAGGATTCAGCGCATGGCCCGGTTGGTTTCCTTGGCAAGTCGCCCAACAGCAAGGAATTTTTCAGGCAAACACCGTTCCAGTCGATTTGAAATGGTTTGATGGGTATTTGGAATCGATCAGTACGCTGACAGCCGGCCAAATTGATGCAAATAGCCAAACCCTGGGAGATACGGTTAACTCTGTATCCGGTGGCGCAGACCAAGTGATTGTGCTGGTTAACGATAACTCCACCGGCAATGATAAAGTGATTGTCAGCGAGGCCATTAACTCAATTGCTGACTTAAAAGGAAAAAAAGTCGCCGCAGAAGAAGGCACAGTTGATCACTTTCTGCTGTTGTTAGGGCTAAAGAAAGCCGGTTTATCACCTCAAGACATTCAGTTTATTCCCCTAGAAACAGGTAAAGCAGCCGCAGCCTTTGTAGCAGGACAAGTCGATGCAACAGCGGTGTTTGCTCCTTTTACCACTCAAGCATTGAAGCGTTCGGGTAGCAAAGAACTATTTAGTTCCAAAGATTTTACCGGCGCAATTTCCGATCATCTCGTCTTCACCCGTAAATTTGTCGATGAACATCCTGATCGCGTTCAAGCATTAGTTGATTCTTGGTTTGCCACCTTGGAATATATGGAGGCAAATCCAGAGAAATCTTATGAAATTATGGCGCAACGAGCAGGAGTATCTGTTGACGAATATAAACAGTATGCGGATGGCACTCGGATTTTCACAATTGAGGAAAATTTAACAGCTTTTCAACCGGGTAACGATTTGACTTCCTTACAATTTGCCGCCCAGGAAATGAGCAAATTTCTTAGGGAAGTAGGACTCGCAAGCAATAATCCAGATATCAGCCGGCTGTTTGATGATCGCTTTGTCAAAGCCTACGCAGAGAAATTTAAAAAATCCTAAAAATATCCAATCACACCCTTAACCTCCCACACATATATTATCTGCATACATCTGCGTTTATCTGCAGTTAAAAAAAATGAACCTTTGCAAAAAAACCGATATATCCCTCTCCTTGTCCTCGTAAAAATTAGTCATGAATCAAAATCCTGAATCGATTCGAGACTTTCTCCGATCTAAAAAACTCAATCCCACTGTTTTCTGGCAACTCGCTGAAGACATTCCCAAACCGCTCAATACGGCATTACTGATTACCTCGATTGGAGTTCCCCTACTGCTGTGGTGGTTGGTGACTACCTTTGGGAATATCGATCCTAAATTTTTACCCTCGCCAGCTCAAGTTCTTGAAGCATTTGGCCGGCTGTGGAAGACTCGCGAACTGCTTAAGGATACCGTCGCAAGTCTGTGGCGCGTTGGTGTCGGGTTTATTTTTGCGGCAGTTTTTTCCATCCCCATTGGGGTATTGATGGGCAGCTTTGCCAGTATTCGCGCCTTACTAGAACCGCTGTTCGGGTTAATGCGTTATATGCCGGCACCTGCCTTTATTCCGCTGTTAATTCTCTACCAAGGCATTGGAGAAGAACCGAAAATTACTCTAATTTTTATTGGTGTGTTTTTCTTTAACACCCTGATGGTGATGGATACTGTAAAATTCGTATCCAAAGATTTAATTGAAGCTACTTATATGTTAGGAGGAAGCCGTTTACAAGCCCTGCTTCAGGTGATTTTTCCCCATGTATTGCCGGGAATTCTTGATGCCTGTCGCATTAACTTAGCAGCCGCTTGGCAGTTAGTCATTGTCTCAGAACTTATTGCCGCATCAGAAGGGTTAGGTCGGCGAATCAGCGTGGCCGGTCGATTTCTTAAAACTGATGAAATTTTTGTGGGATTGATTGTAATTGGAGTAATTGGGTTGACATTTGATCTGTTGTTTCAATACTTTTTGAGAGTTTCTTGTAAGTGGGCAAGTCAACAACGATAGTTTCTGTTGCCGGGAGAATTTTATTAGAAACCGCAGATGCACGCAGATAAACGCAGATAAAACGCAGATAAGGTTAACGCCTTACAGAGATGTGGTTGGTTGTTTGATTTTCTGTTGAGCAATTGCAAAGTTTGTTCTAATTAAGGAGATTTCACTCATGTATTTGCAAATCAAAAATCTGCACAAGCATTTTGATACTAAAAATGGCTCGTTAGTTGTCCTTAAGGACATTAACATGACGATTAAGCGGGGTGAATTTATCTGCGCTGTGGGCGCGTCGGGATCGGGTAAGTCTACTTTGCTGCGACAAATTGCCGGCCTTGATATGCCCACATCTGGCGAAGTCACAATTGATGGAGAGTCGGTGACTGGGCCTGGGCCTGACCGGGGTATGATATTTCAGCATTACACACTTTATCCTTGGATGACTGTGCAGGAAAATGCTGAGTTTGGACTCAAGCTGCAAGGTGTGCCGAAGAAGATGCGGCGTGAGCAAGCAAGCTATTACTTAAATGTCGTAGGATTGACTAATTTTGCCAAGACATTACCGAAAGAATTATCAGGTGGGATGAAGCAACGCGTGGCAATTGCGCGGGCGTTGGTTGCGGAACCCAAAGTGTTGTTAATGGATGAACCTTTTGGTTCCTTGGATATTCATACGAAAGAGTCGATGCACGAATTTATGTTAGACCTTTGGCAGCGCACAAATATCACAATCTTTATGATTACCCACGATGTGGAAGAAGCGGTTTTCCTTGCAAATCGTATCTATGCTTTGGGAACTCGTCCTGGGACAGTCAGAAAAGAAATGACGATCAAATTACCTGAACGCAGCTATAACGTTAAACGCCATTCTATATTCCACGACTACCGGGATGAACTCATGGATCTGTTACGCCGGCATGGACAAGAAGCTTTAGTTGCAGCTTAAGATTGCTATAATTCCATTTTGAACAAGGCTGTACCTCTTGATATGAATTCAGCAAGGTGTGAGGCACAGCCTAATCGATTGCATTGCAAATTTATAGCCTAATTGCGAGAAGTTTAAGCTTCAATCGGCCTTAGAGTTATTGGATTTAACAGTCGCTTCAACGGCTTTTAAATCAATCTCAAATTTGGCAGCAATGGTTTCCAGCAACCGCGCTTCTTCGGGGTTTATTGTGCCATCATGCTGCGAAAGGGTGTAACATTTCACCAGCAAAGGCAAAGCAAAGTCTCGGTTGAGCTTTTCAACCAGCCGGTCTAAAGGTTGGGGCGATTTCAGTTCAGCCGTCATCACTTCTAACGAAGTTGGGCTAACATTCAATGCTTTTAACTCTGGCAAAATATTTTCCCAGGATTTGTTTGGGTTACTTGCCAAAATTGTCTGTGCCAAAATTTGATCCATAATGCTTTGCTGCGCCAGTGCCACTGTTAGATATTCTTCGCTATCTTTCTGAATGGCTTGCGCGATTGCTGACGAACTCATGGGATCGACTTTAGCTTCATAGAACCGGCACGCTGCGAATCCCAAGGTGTAAAGCATCACCGTATTCGTGCCGGCACCAATCGCCATACCGGCTAGGGGCACATTTCGCAGCACACCCAAGCCGAGTTTCATCGCTTGACTACCACCGAGGGACAGCCCAAAAATCGCCATCACTTCACCGCGACGTGCCGGTGCTTGTAAATCCATGCCATAGGCGGCGGCGATCTGATAAATCATTTCCGCTTGCAGTTGTGTCGTCGCTGCCAAATCGATTGCTAGCAGCGCCAATGCGACTCCTGGGAGAAGACTGCTGACTAAACCAACGCCGCCGGCTTGAATCGCTTTCTCTGACATAATCCGATGAGCGATTTCGTTGGGAGTTTCGTTGGGATGCTCTTGCTGTAGCTTCCTGACTGCTTCTTGAGCTTTCACTGTATCAACTTGGCCCACCATTCCCAGCAGCCATTCTGCCCGAAACACTTTCAAAACTTGTCGCAACACCGGATTATCCCCAATGAAGCTAGCGGCGCGACCGGCTTCAT contains the following coding sequences:
- the hypB gene encoding hydrogenase nickel incorporation protein HypB codes for the protein MHQTFDAALGINLLHANQEGADHNRAHFDEWGITCLNIMSSPGAGKTALLEKTLAVLTNECKIAVIEGDMTTELDADRLRKYNVPVIAINTGRSCHLDSKMVAGGIHRLSHEYNPSEFDLVLVENVGNLVCPAEFEVGEHLKVALLSVTEGEDKPLKYPVMFQEADCLLITKMDIAPHLDVDVDLIVANVRQMNPHVTIIPVSAKTGEGLEAWFDWVRSQLAQSSTAQQELSGVC
- a CDS encoding ABC transporter substrate-binding protein; its protein translation is MRVRSPLSFCILFLVTLTFVVGCVNPAIYIKTTTETETASSVSAGSVRLGFSAWPGWFPWQVAQQQGIFQANTVPVDLKWFDGYLESISTLTAGQIDANSQTLGDTVNSVSGGADQVIVLVNDNSTGNDKVIVSEAINSIADLKGKKVAAEEGTVDHFLLLLGLKKAGLSPQDIQFIPLETGKAAAAFVAGQVDATAVFAPFTTQALKRSGSKELFSSKDFTGAISDHLVFTRKFVDEHPDRVQALVDSWFATLEYMEANPEKSYEIMAQRAGVSVDEYKQYADGTRIFTIEENLTAFQPGNDLTSLQFAAQEMSKFLREVGLASNNPDISRLFDDRFVKAYAEKFKKS
- a CDS encoding ABC transporter permease, encoding MNQNPESIRDFLRSKKLNPTVFWQLAEDIPKPLNTALLITSIGVPLLLWWLVTTFGNIDPKFLPSPAQVLEAFGRLWKTRELLKDTVASLWRVGVGFIFAAVFSIPIGVLMGSFASIRALLEPLFGLMRYMPAPAFIPLLILYQGIGEEPKITLIFIGVFFFNTLMVMDTVKFVSKDLIEATYMLGGSRLQALLQVIFPHVLPGILDACRINLAAAWQLVIVSELIAASEGLGRRISVAGRFLKTDEIFVGLIVIGVIGLTFDLLFQYFLRVSCKWASQQR
- a CDS encoding ABC transporter ATP-binding protein; its protein translation is MYLQIKNLHKHFDTKNGSLVVLKDINMTIKRGEFICAVGASGSGKSTLLRQIAGLDMPTSGEVTIDGESVTGPGPDRGMIFQHYTLYPWMTVQENAEFGLKLQGVPKKMRREQASYYLNVVGLTNFAKTLPKELSGGMKQRVAIARALVAEPKVLLMDEPFGSLDIHTKESMHEFMLDLWQRTNITIFMITHDVEEAVFLANRIYALGTRPGTVRKEMTIKLPERSYNVKRHSIFHDYRDELMDLLRRHGQEALVAA